In Procambarus clarkii isolate CNS0578487 chromosome 25, FALCON_Pclarkii_2.0, whole genome shotgun sequence, the following proteins share a genomic window:
- the LOC138368486 gene encoding uncharacterized protein PFD1115c-like: MLKVLMVVDILHKLIFITYQERYSGISAVLEEISQKMNVTKHYMDVTKQYMDVTKHDNDVTKHYMDVTKHDNDVTKHDNDLTKHDNDVTKHDNDLTKHDNDVTKHDNDVTKHDNDVTKHDNDVTKHNDLTKHDNDVTKHDNDVTKHDNDVTKHNDLTKHDNDVTKHDNYVTKHFFIKEGTK; this comes from the coding sequence ATGCTTAAAGTTCTCATGGTTGtagacatattgcacaaactgatCTTCATAACATACCAGGAAAGGTATTCTGGAATTTCGGCCGTTTTGGAAGAAATCAGTCAGAAGATGAATGTAACCAAACATTATATGGATGTAACCAAACAGTATATGGATGTAACCAAACATGATAATGATGTAACCAAACATTATATGGATGTAACCAAACATGATAATGATGTAACCAAACATGATAATGATTTAACCAAACATGATAATGATGTAACCAAACATGATAATGATTTAACCAAACATGATAATGATGTAACCAAACATGATAATGATGTAACCAAACATGATAATGATGTAACCAAACATGATAATGATGTAACCAAACATAATGATTTAACCAAACATGATAATGATGTAACCAAACATGATAATGATGTAACCAAACATGATAATGATGTAACCAAACATAATGATTTAACCAAACATGATAATGATGTAACGAAACATGATAATTATGTAACCAAACATTTTTTTATAAAAGAAGGTACAAAATAG